The following proteins come from a genomic window of Dongia rigui:
- a CDS encoding branched-chain amino acid aminotransferase yields MEQWHFIDGKWVTGNPPLMRAFDHATWLMGGIFDGARAFDGVTPDLDLHCRRAVRSASNVGLRSPLSAGEIEEICRDGIARFPRGSHLYLRPFMWSEDGWMAPDPASTRICISVVLTPLPDPTKGGSAMISKWRRPSPEMAPTDAKAVCLYAQAGRASGEARAKGFDEAVMLDPLGNIAEFASANLWIVKDGAAITPAASGCFLNGITRQRLIRLFNAAKIPVYEKTLTPKDILECDELFSSGNFGKVMPMTQIEDRKLEIGPICRRARELYMDFAHGSLRSAA; encoded by the coding sequence ATGGAACAGTGGCATTTTATTGACGGCAAATGGGTCACCGGCAATCCGCCGCTGATGCGCGCATTCGATCATGCGACCTGGTTGATGGGCGGCATCTTCGATGGCGCGCGCGCATTTGATGGCGTGACGCCCGATCTTGACCTGCATTGCCGCCGTGCCGTGCGTTCCGCCAGCAATGTCGGCCTCCGCTCGCCTTTATCCGCCGGCGAGATCGAAGAGATCTGCCGTGACGGCATCGCGCGCTTTCCGCGTGGCAGCCATTTGTACTTGCGTCCCTTCATGTGGTCCGAGGATGGCTGGATGGCGCCGGACCCGGCGTCGACGCGCATCTGCATTTCCGTCGTGCTGACGCCGCTCCCCGATCCCACCAAGGGCGGCAGTGCCATGATCTCGAAATGGCGCCGCCCGTCGCCCGAAATGGCGCCGACCGATGCCAAGGCGGTCTGCCTCTACGCACAAGCCGGCCGTGCCTCCGGCGAAGCCCGCGCCAAGGGCTTCGACGAAGCGGTCATGCTCGACCCGCTCGGCAATATCGCCGAATTCGCCTCCGCCAATCTGTGGATCGTGAAGGACGGTGCCGCCATCACACCCGCCGCCAGCGGCTGTTTCTTGAACGGCATCACGCGCCAGCGCCTCATCCGCCTGTTCAATGCGGCGAAGATCCCCGTCTATGAAAAGACACTGACGCCCAAGGACATTCTCGAATGCGACGAGCTGTTCTCATCGGGGAATTTCGGCAAGGTCATGCCGATGACCCAGATCGAGGACAGGAAGCTCGAGATCGGGCCGATCTGCCGCCGCGCCCGCGAGCTCTACATGGACTTCGCCCATGGCAGCCTGCGCTCGGCAGCGTAA
- a CDS encoding S24 family peptidase codes for MSVPMLQHADVWRGIDRLAAKHGLSASGLARRAGLDPTAFNPSKRITREGRPRWPSTESLSKILTVTGEPFVDFVLLTGAANGEAHSNGHGGAGGYDQAISGGRVVAKGASRTIPVITLDRLAAGDCFDHGGAPIGSDWGHLEFAGATKDCFGVEITGADFDPIYRDGDTLVATRGVEIRRGDRIIIGTTAGTVLVRKVVRHDADGYYLEAIRQPAQQQFVPQDQVRFIARIQWVTQ; via the coding sequence ATCCGCCTCGGGTCTCGCGCGTCGCGCAGGCCTTGATCCCACCGCCTTCAATCCATCCAAGCGCATCACGCGCGAAGGCCGGCCACGTTGGCCCAGCACTGAATCGCTGTCGAAGATCCTCACCGTCACCGGCGAGCCCTTCGTCGATTTCGTGCTGCTGACAGGCGCCGCCAACGGCGAAGCCCACAGCAACGGCCATGGTGGTGCCGGCGGTTACGACCAGGCCATCAGCGGTGGCCGTGTCGTCGCCAAGGGTGCCAGCCGCACCATTCCCGTCATCACGCTTGACCGCCTGGCGGCTGGCGATTGCTTCGACCATGGCGGTGCGCCGATCGGCAGCGATTGGGGCCATCTGGAATTTGCCGGTGCCACGAAGGATTGCTTCGGTGTCGAGATTACCGGCGCCGATTTCGACCCGATCTACCGCGACGGCGACACGCTGGTGGCGACACGCGGGGTCGAAATCCGCCGCGGTGACCGCATCATCATCGGCACCACCGCCGGCACCGTCCTGGTGCGCAAGGTGGTGCGCCATGACGCCGACGGCTATTACCTGGAAGCGATCCGCCAGCCCGCCCAGCAGCAATTCGTGCCGCAGGACCAGGTTCGCTTCATCGCCCGCATCCAGTGGGTCACGCAGTAA
- a CDS encoding VOC family protein: MFDHVVFGVRDFAASKAFYLNALAPLGLKIVQENALGVEMSADGKSSLCLFQTAEKPAHLHLAFVAETRDQVNDFHRAALTAGGTDNGAPGLRPLYHAHYYAAFVLDPDGHNIEVVCHHPDA, from the coding sequence ATGTTTGATCACGTCGTCTTCGGCGTCCGCGATTTTGCCGCCAGCAAGGCCTTCTACCTTAACGCGCTCGCGCCGCTGGGGCTGAAAATCGTCCAGGAAAATGCGCTCGGCGTGGAAATGAGTGCCGACGGCAAATCGTCTCTATGCCTGTTCCAGACTGCCGAGAAGCCGGCCCATCTGCATTTGGCCTTCGTCGCCGAGACTCGTGACCAGGTGAATGACTTCCATCGCGCCGCACTGACGGCCGGCGGGACAGACAACGGTGCGCCGGGCCTTCGCCCTCTCTATCACGCTCATTATTATGCGGCCTTCGTCCTCGATCCGGACGGGCACAACATCGAGGTGGTGTGCCACCACCCCGATGCGTGA